From Xiphophorus hellerii strain 12219 chromosome 20, Xiphophorus_hellerii-4.1, whole genome shotgun sequence, the proteins below share one genomic window:
- the LOC116710569 gene encoding uncharacterized protein LOC116710569, whose translation MNNGANIKVLSQSQSDASVSSSLRLPQTMMPLPKMDSKQYSSLPLPTVQYQLASRRQLAYSSSSVSSDPADLVRGKVLKANLMQQKIGLHSNRGPVGTERSNGTCSAYSSPQIAKRDVPRSKDTLDLRNSVLTHKALRDLQLRRNTNKNWTFGKSRLRSLDNAQEGDTLPKHSANFYPDRERGSFLYTKGTNGNERSRPSSAGLEHFQREVRNISNQDLGGFVGDFRGNKPKDSYQKFNMKRRGSEPGKINMAAVAPFRFRFQVSEDTDATLDDLSDCSSDSMEVCCDDLVNTWRSPQCYSFHCIIAADKHKTDRIY comes from the exons ATGAACAATGGAGCCAACATCAAAGTTTTATCCCAAAGCCAAAGTGATGCAAGCGTCAGTTCAAGTCTCCGTTTACCTCAGACCATGATGCCTCTGCCAAAGATGGATTCCAAACAGTACAGCAGCCTCCCCCTTCCCACAGTGCAGTATCAGCTCGCCTCCAGACGACAACTTGCATATTCTTCATCATCTGTTTCCTCAGATCCTGCAGACTTGGTGAGaggtaaagttttaaaagctAACCTAATGCAGCAAAAGATTGGTTTGCATTCTAACAGAGGCCCAGTCGGTACAGAGCGAAGCAACGGAACATGTTCGGCATACAGCAGCCCTCAGATTGCAAAACGAGACGTTCCACGTTCCAAAGACACATTGGATCTGCGAAACAGTGTATTGACACACAAGGCTTTGAGAGACCTACAGCTAAGGAGAAACACCAATAAGAACTGGACTTTTGGAAAGAGTCGTCTAAGGAGTCTAGACAACGCGCAAGAGGGGGACACCTTACCGAAGCACTCAGCTAACTTTTATCCAGACCGAGAACGAGGAAGTTTCCTTTATACCAAAGGGACAAATGGGAATGAAAGATCACGTCCTTCTTCTGCTGGACTGGAGCACTTCCAAAGAGAAGTGAGGAACATCTCAAACCAGGACTTGGGAGGTTTTGTGGGAGATTTTCGTGGTAATAAACCAAAAGATTCTTACCAGAAGTTTAACATGAAACGAAGAGGGAGCGAGCCAGGAAAAATCAACATGGCTGCTGTTGCTCCATTTAGGTTCAG GTTTCAGGTCAGTGAGGATACAGATGCTACACTTGATGACCTGAGTGACTGCTCCTCTGATTCCATGGAGGTCTGCTGTGATGATTTAG TGAACACATGGAGGTCTCCCCAATGTTACTCATTTCATTGCATCATAGCAGCTGACAAGCACAAAACTGATCGCATCTACTGA